The genomic window ATGGATTTAACTATATACTCTAGTTATCAACTTGATATATATATGATGCGTATTTTGGATATATTTGGTTGTGGATATGGTTGGAataggttgttgttgttgtctttAGAAATGGATGTTTATTATTGATATAGGGAGTTAATATTTATGTTGGTAAGGTCCTAGAAATAGAGGAGGTTCTGTCCATTTTTCTGAAAATTTGGTCGTTTGGCTTGTTGAGGGACTTGTCCCTTAAGCGCCAGTCATGGCTTGGTTCAGGCCATGACATACATGGATGCTCCTCCAGGTTTCTCAATGGGATTTAGAAAACATAAAGTTTATCGATTAAAGAAGGCTTTTTATGGGCTTAAACAATCTCCACGTGCCTAGTTTGGAAGATTCACAGTGGTCATGAAAAGGTATGGGTACAAGCAAAGCAACTTTGATCATACCTGTTTTTGAAAAAACGGAAAGATTTAATCACTTGCCTAATAATCTATGTGGATGATATGATCATAACGGAAACTGATGCTGaagaaattataaaattgagaAGGAACCTAtttacagactttgaaataaagaatTTGGGAAGACTAAAATATTTCTTAGGAATAGAGGTTCTACGATCCAGTAAAGAAATCtttattttccaaaaaaaaaaaagtatattttggACCTTCTGACAGAAACAGGAATGGTGAATTTTAAATCAATAGATACGTCTATGCAATTTAATCACAAGTTGAAGATAGTAGAAGGTGCCACCTAGTAGATAAGAAAAGGTATCAGTGACTGGTTGGAAAACTAATTTACTTATCACATACTCGCCTTGACGTAGCTTATGCTGTGGGAATAGTAAGTTAGTTTATGCATAAGCCACAAGAAGATCATATGAAAGTCGCTATGAGAATAGTTCAATATTTAAAGAAACTCCAGGAAGTGGAATCATATTCAAAGGGAATAGCCATTTGAAGGTTGAGGCATACActatgaaagaataagaaaagaaagtatGAAGAATTTTATTGATTGATTAAATTGTTGATTatgaaagtaaaaataaatatatatatagagtatttgtttatgaaagataaaagaaaataaagataagctaagaacaaataaagataagataaagataagataagataaaataataaatgctaaaattatAAGCGAATTTATGTATCctattgggctgaatttgtgaGCCCTgatacttctttattgttgtcatgaggTAAACTGGAAGAgtgatttaataaaaataaaactttattcatttattattatttcctttttctctttataTACTTAAAGCCTGCTTAGGAAGTAGTAAAAGCTACttctttttacttttgaattatgAAAAGTCACAATACGTGTGTTTTAACTTCTTAAAAAGTTAATTCAGAAGAAGTACAAGGGCCGGTTTGGATATGTtcataagttatttttttaacttttaacttatgaaaatgtatagtattaatgtctggtacaatttttaaaatcaaattgcagCTTTCTAAAAAGCTATTTTAGTACTCacagagaagttaaaaaaaaaagaattatctcataaaaaaagttttttatcactcttctcttaaaataagcacttttagaactaaaaaactaaatacaaaataacttatttataagctacttttagtataagcatttattatttaagctatttttttaaaaaatgtttaaTTAAGCTGTTTATCCAAACTGAACCTAAATATATAACTTCTCTCCTTCTTAATAAGCCATTCTATCACTTCATAAAAAATTGACTTCAAAAAAAATATCTACTTTTATTCTTGGCTttgtgaaaaatattttctgtttgtgCTGGAAATACTGGCCCTCCATCACCATTTATTTTCACGTAATATTCCATCTAAACCATCTACTGTATATATTTCTTTcaggtatattttttttatcattttaccattttatttttttattaaatttatatttaacatTGTGTGTGGTATAAaatctcagttttaattttatttttttatatgtgaTTTATTTTTATAGCTAGTTATAGCAAATTCTTGGCCCAATAAAGGAGGAGAGAGTTTTAGtaggaataaaaaaaataaaaaatagcaacaaaatatacattgacacacattttacatttgttttttattttaacctaccatatcatacacaataaaGTCTATGATTCACAATCGAGATGTGTAAGCAGGCacggaagtgggttggtattggttTGTGTCTACTATCAAAATCTATGATTCACacaatggttacttgtggttgtgtaagcagctgtttggttggAAGAAGTGGGCGAATTGGCTTTGACTTTGGTGCCAGCTTGTTCCAGAAAATCACGAGTTTTTagcttggttgtgtcttaagaaggctcttcctactgcaagtttttGCTTCATAAGAGGTATGTCGTCATAAGATAGGTACCCAAGATATCTTTCTAGCCAGGAAttggttttacattgtattcgagattgtccaaaagctcagcttatatggcataggttggatatttcttgtcatcctctgaatttgaagaactggttcttgtatcatagcatAGAGCATTCGTTCAGGTTCTTTTCGAGACTTTGGTAGATATGGCGAGaaaggaataatgacatctttaattcTCATGAGACTTTGCCTCcagaaaaagtgatttgtctggcattagCTTCCGAAACAAAGCTTAAGAATACTTTTGAATTACAACGTACGTCCATTCCTTCTATTCTAAATGATTTTTGGAATCTCATCCATtggtactttcaagattaattgtgatgctagttatcctgattcgggtgatagtgttggcTTTGCTTgcgttattagagattgtaatggaaGTTGGCAAAGGGGATGTGTGGGAATGATatattgagagtaatagtattcttcaaggggAATTGTTTGCTATTTAGAGAGTCTTaacttgggatgtgggtcaacgagatatTATTTATTGGACGGATTGTGTAGAAGCGTTTAATCTTATTACTAATCaccaagatggttttgggtttattaaTCCGTTGGTgttcaaaataagagatatcatgcattggaattggggtattgactttcgtttgattatgaaaGATGCAAACACGGTGACAGACACCATGGCAAAGATGACGATGTTGTTATAACTTCATCATGTGGAGCTTTCTTCTCCTTGGAAAGAGTTTAAGAATAGTCTTAAACGGAACTGTCATtctatttaagcagttcctttgtttttcttgtttgttttttgtttaatttatttaagtcaCAAAAAAATACTAATTACACAATAATTTATTTGGCATTATCATCAAGATTattgtaaattaaaattttattaatattcaTCACATACAAAAATACTGCTATTCACTTCTAACAATTATAGAGTTATTTACTCAAATGCTACaactttaaattaaaataagtatttctataactaaaaatccaaacacaaaacaacttatttataaattgttattaataaaaatttttatattttaaaattttttttcaaaagagcttatttaagttatttatccAAACTGAACTTTAATTCTAAATCAATTAACACTAAAAGTAAGCTAAAAAAATGAAAACCAACGAACTACTCATCCAACTTTAACTGTTATATTCATTAtggttttaatgaaaaaaaaaatgtgaatCTANNNNNNNNNNNNNNNNNNNNNNNNNNNNNNNNNNNNNNNNNNNNNNNNNNNNNNNNNNNNNNNTTCAACTAACTAAAACCTGAAAGGAGCTACTTCGATAAAAATGTCTAAAACAtccttttttaaagatatttttaataattaaaatttaacacatataatcgattaaatcatgttatttttatcaaaattaggccagacaaattaatttgaccaaaaaatggtgaatcaaattttaaatcggcctaaattaatatttttttataaaaaattattacaatatccctattataaaaaattactaaaatactcttattatatatattaattttgagaatcctAAATTCTAACCATTTTCTtcgtaggattaggatttagagtttttaaaattaatatatatataataggaatattttagttattttttataatagaaatattgtagtcattttttataaaaaatattaatttataccggtttaaaatttaatttattaaatttttggtTAAATTGATTTGTCcggtctaattttaataaaaataacacagtttaattgattatatgtgttaaattttaatttttaaaaaatatctttaaaaaaaaaacgtttTTTACATCTTTATCTAAGTGACCCCCAATATAAAAACACATGTGTTCTAACTTAGTTAGTTTAAAACTAAATCTTTATGtaatttcattttttaaattaatttactaAACTTGATCATATGAATAATAcaaatttattaaatacctttCTTAAAAAAAATCGTAAGACATGATAGGCAACATTAACCACGCGTAAATAACAAttagagaaaaagataaatagatcCTTGATCTTTTGTCTcacggacatttttgtccctgaccattgaaaaatacttttaagtccttgacctttacaaaacttggacggatcagtccttgacggaggcatttggacggatcagtccttgatggaggcatttggacggagggattgatccgtccaaattttgtgaaggtcaaggACTTAAaggtatttttcaatggtcagggacgaaaatgtccgcgagacaaaaggttagggacctatttgtccttttttctAACAATTATAAAACAAAACAAAGTTTGTGTATGTGGTCTctgaaaacaaaatgaaaattaaccaacaataaaaaaaaacataaaaaacctaaaactaaaactaatatttgaaaataaaataaattaagattaatttataatttaaaatttaaaatttaatatttaaaatttaaaatttagaacgACAAAAGTAACGGCGGATAGCTGGTGGCGGTTGTCCCGCAGTGATGGTGGACttgaaacaaaatataagaatTATTATTTCTCATATACTTACGCATAGTTTTTGGAGTGCCATCCACAAATATCAGCTGATTTCTTGAGAGCCTTTCTCCACTTTCTTATCTTCTCTCTGTTGGATTCGCTCTCTGCGAAATCTCTTTCGTGTTTAGCAAAGGCTTTCTCAAAACTCCCTCTCTGATACCGTATATGTGACGGCTCTGTTCTGTAGAACACTGGTATAACAACCTGACCGTGATCTTCCCTCCATTGAATAATCTTGACGAGCTCTTCTAAGCACCACTTGGAGGTCGCGTAGTTTTCTGAGAAAATCACGATCGACATCAGCGAGCTCTCGATTGCTTCCTCCAGTGTTGGCCAGATTTCTTCTCCTCTCGGGAGACGATCATCCACGTATGCCCGGATTGTCTTGTTTTCCAGTGCTTTAGACAGATGGGCCGTGAAGGTTTCGCGGGTGTCCTCACCTCTGAAGCTAATGAATACATCGTACTTTGTTGTACAAGAAGATGACGACATATTGAATTACAATTCTAACTATTATTGAGATTATTGCAGAGAGTGAATGTAATATATAACATATATCACGCTCTTCTAACTTCCTGTATCGGCTTTTAGATCTCTTGCATTATTGTACTAAGAAAATGTTTTGATTGCACCTTATACATGGTCAACGATTGCTCTGTCTTTGAATACAACGAACTACTACTACCAACTTGACACGAAATCACAAAACTAAAGTTTCGTCTacttaaagaaataaaaataaaaaattatagggGATGCTCTTTAAAGTTTAAAGACGCATTAAAAAGTCTTTTTGTAAAACACTTAGGTGTCGCATTATTATTAGACGTATTAatgaatttgttatttttttatttcttaacaaattagaataaaattgatttttatcgcaaaacaaaaagttagggatatatttatctttttatcaaaaaatttaaaaatattcggTTTAGATTTTGTAATTCGATCGGATCAAATCGAGTCTAATAATTATGATGCAgacaattaaatttattattgttgctctaataaaccgattttgttctggtttattaaaaaaaaattattaaccgGTTTAATAAAGATGTCCAATAATATCATGACACATATAAACATCttaaaaaaaagacgtttttagtatttttattaaagtGGTCTCCAAAAATATATATGAAGTCAAGCGAATAAACTTCAatgttttttaaattcaaaatttaaaaaatttaaaactgattaactaaacctaattaaaacctataaaaacattcctcttctctctcacattaacctaTCCACCtctaacaatcacacacacagacCTCTCTCTCTCACCGTCAGGCACTCTCTGCCTCTCTACCGCTACCCACTCCTCCGATCGCTTCCGCTTCTAGTCGGAACTGTCTTTACTAGATCGGGAGCTCATGAACCTTATGTTCGGACTCGGGTTCGGGTCTCGAAGCTTCTGCGCATCAGCGCACGTGACTTCCCCCTCAGAGCCGGCGTCAACAGCGACAGGAACAGGCGCGTCGAGACTAAGTAGCTCCGGCATAGGCCTGAGAGAGTCTCCTCGGAGCACTTTTCAACGGCGGCCTGGCACATGTGCCAGTTTCCAGTCCACAGTAGTCCAACGTCACCGTTAACCGGGTTAACCGTTTGCCCACATGCTTCGAAAAGTAGAGACTGAAAAAGAGCTGCACATaatatatgttcttatttttgAAGGTGGACTTGGTTTGAGGGTACTATGATGCAGGTGATCATGTGAAGTTTGGATTGTCAATGGCTTTCACAGTAGTCACACGGTAGCAGCATCATCATTGTTCTCTGCGTTTTGGGATATtaggtgccattttgatgattaaagAGACTGCAAACTACAcaattacaaaaatataaaaaaatattcatttaatatgaaaaaaaacatcctaatacttaacaaaagaaatatccagttatattttagcaaaaataattatgaaattcttaaagaaatagagacattcacatttgcaataccaaaaaattcaaaaaatatataaaagaacatctatttagtatgaaaaagaaacattttgatacttagcagaagaaacatccatatatattaactcgtagagATTTTGGATTCACCAAAGGtattttggctgatttttggctAATACCCTTTTGGTTTCCTAGCATTGTTCTTTTAATTAATAGAAGCAAAAATTTTACATATGGGCGCATAAATACATGCGCGCACATATAATCtaacataattatatatattaatctaA from Arachis ipaensis cultivar K30076 chromosome B09, Araip1.1, whole genome shotgun sequence includes these protein-coding regions:
- the LOC107614936 gene encoding TMV resistance protein N-like yields the protein MSSSSCTTKYDVFISFRGEDTRETFTAHLSKALENKTIRAYVDDRLPRGEEIWPTLEEAIESSLMSIVIFSENYATSKWCLEELVKIIQWREDHGQVVIPVFYRTEPSHIRYQRGSFEKAFAKHERDFAESESNREKIRKWRKALKKSADICGWHSKNYA